A window from Drosophila nasuta strain 15112-1781.00 chromosome 3, ASM2355853v1, whole genome shotgun sequence encodes these proteins:
- the LOC132788398 gene encoding larval cuticle protein III/IV-like, with protein sequence MFKLIVLCAAVCLVTAVVEVERRSEEVRADGFDAEVSLNDGSSRQESGDVHGNIKGSFEWISPEGEHVRLEYVADENGYQPKGSVLPTPPPIPEAIVRALKWIETNPPKEY encoded by the coding sequence ATCGTTCTGTGCGCAGCTGTCTGCCTTGTCACCGCTGTTGTGGAGGTTGAGAGGCGCTCCGAGGAAGTGCGCGCTGATGGCTTCGACGCTGAAGTTTCCCTGAACGACGGATCTTCTCGCCAAGAGAGCGGTGATGTGCACGGCAACATCAAGGGCAGCTTCGAATGGATCTCCCCCGAAGGCGAGCACGTCAGGTTGGAATATGTTGCCGATGAGAACGGTTACCAACCCAAGGGTTCCGTGCTGCCCACTCCTCCCCCAATCCCAGAAGCCATCGTCAGGGCTCTTAAGTGGATCGAAACTAACCCCCCCAAGGAGTATTAG